In Limisalsivibrio acetivorans, one genomic interval encodes:
- a CDS encoding 2Fe-2S iron-sulfur cluster-binding protein produces MFLSKKFNVYVKNLDRNLEAKAGTDLFKLLKDNGIDIYNLCEGNGQCGKCKVKVEGKNLAKPSKTERKILSEMTLSAGVRLACEYHVKSDLIIDTEEPRKREDTDPNILGVEVRKRQAPVEADEQDENEFKSVLSTEMFMNKAEEKEDEEDFISNYTPSGKNSTEPLQDIEPLKDIETEPEKGITSAPPHASDGKGEKEAESDIEPIKDIETEPEKGITSAPPHASDGRSDDAESDIEPIKDIETEPEKGITSAPPHASDGKGGGDTEEPLIRREPEEEPETYATDGLIMIQAPGGVKYYHYSAGIGTISMDGMAESDLPLADMLSDGTIGDFIDKKTETSRPERVIVILSEERFDGIELFNLITYHTAEQLGTLYEVIQPLNSPMDILAFFRFLNQASGRKLIIPLDMLERVYHYHDGKISELSTEGSYEDITFDKAPLRGKNPVVKVDSNLVDYTYRHPEREPDSLSLASYFRIAALLYEKGLTDSKLNLINRAEVEEQLAGDPNSMTITTKFTKTPGEDSFRIFSKSSSDLFITGSSLRNLHRLRKFIMAAVLYTEKLYGRPDSIVFYTMSQCEGLAENIVKLEMVPEKYGDLIKTFSGDPTMFAVNFFQAPTVKAYLDNKLRMEESFNLFDTDEFRRIYDRMEQEFEG; encoded by the coding sequence ATGTTTCTATCTAAAAAGTTCAATGTGTACGTTAAGAATCTGGACAGAAACCTTGAGGCAAAAGCGGGTACGGATCTTTTTAAGCTGCTTAAGGACAACGGTATAGACATCTATAACCTTTGCGAAGGCAACGGGCAGTGCGGGAAATGCAAGGTTAAGGTGGAGGGGAAGAACCTCGCAAAACCGAGCAAGACCGAGCGGAAGATCCTCTCGGAGATGACACTCTCCGCTGGTGTTCGCCTTGCCTGCGAGTATCACGTTAAATCGGATCTTATTATCGATACCGAAGAACCGAGGAAGAGGGAGGACACCGATCCTAATATCCTCGGCGTTGAGGTTCGCAAGAGACAGGCTCCCGTTGAAGCTGATGAGCAGGATGAGAACGAGTTTAAATCCGTACTCTCCACAGAGATGTTTATGAATAAGGCTGAGGAGAAGGAAGACGAAGAAGACTTTATCTCAAACTACACCCCTTCCGGTAAAAACAGCACAGAGCCGCTGCAAGATATTGAACCGTTGAAAGATATAGAAACAGAGCCGGAGAAGGGGATAACATCCGCACCACCCCACGCTTCGGATGGAAAGGGGGAGAAGGAGGCCGAGTCCGATATCGAGCCTATAAAGGATATTGAGACTGAGCCTGAGAAGGGGATTACATCCGCGCCACCCCATGCTTCGGACGGCAGGAGTGATGATGCCGAGTCCGATATCGAGCCGATAAAGGATATTGAGACAGAGCCGGAGAAGGGGATTACATCCGCACCGCCCCATGCATCGGACGGCAAGGGGGGGGGTGACACGGAAGAGCCTCTCATAAGGCGTGAGCCCGAAGAGGAGCCGGAGACGTATGCAACGGACGGTTTAATAATGATACAGGCGCCAGGCGGCGTGAAGTATTACCATTATTCTGCAGGTATAGGAACCATAAGCATGGACGGCATGGCGGAGAGTGATCTTCCACTTGCTGATATGCTTTCAGATGGAACGATCGGTGACTTCATCGATAAGAAGACGGAAACTAGCAGGCCTGAGCGTGTGATTGTCATCCTCAGCGAGGAGCGCTTTGATGGTATAGAGCTTTTCAACCTCATAACATACCACACAGCGGAACAGCTGGGGACGCTATACGAGGTTATCCAGCCCTTGAATTCCCCCATGGATATCCTGGCCTTCTTCCGCTTCCTGAATCAGGCATCGGGGAGAAAGCTGATAATCCCCCTTGATATGCTTGAGCGGGTTTACCACTACCACGACGGTAAGATATCCGAGCTGAGTACCGAGGGCTCCTATGAGGATATAACCTTCGACAAGGCCCCTCTTCGGGGGAAGAACCCTGTGGTTAAGGTTGATAGCAATCTTGTGGACTACACTTACAGGCATCCAGAGCGTGAGCCCGATTCACTAAGCCTTGCTTCATACTTCCGTATTGCGGCGCTTCTCTATGAGAAGGGTCTTACGGACAGTAAGCTTAATCTGATTAACCGTGCTGAAGTTGAGGAGCAGCTGGCTGGGGATCCCAACTCTATGACGATAACCACAAAATTCACCAAGACGCCCGGTGAGGATTCCTTCAGGATCTTCTCTAAATCGAGCAGTGATCTGTTCATAACAGGTAGCAGCTTGAGGAATCTACACAGGCTGCGCAAATTCATCATGGCGGCGGTTCTTTATACAGAGAAGCTTTACGGCAGGCCAGACAGCATCGTATTCTACACAATGTCGCAGTGCGAGGGTCTGGCTGAGAATATAGTTAAGCTAGAGATGGTTCCTGAGAAGTACGGGGATCTTATTAAGACCTTCAGCGGCGATCCCACCATGTTTGCGGTGAACTTCTTTCAGGCGCCGACTGTTAAGGCGTATCTGGACAATAAGCTTCGTATGGAAGAGAGCTTTAATCTCTTTGATACGGATGAGTTCAGGCGCATCTATGACAGGATGGAACAGGAATTCGAAGGCTAA
- the rimO gene encoding 30S ribosomal protein S12 methylthiotransferase RimO, with product MKVAYISLGCSKNRVDLEYLIGELNEQGHEITVEIPDADLLVVNTCGFIEPAVTEAVETIVESAQALKPGAKLAVTGCMTERYMDEIADELPEIDFHTGAGRMDDLLAWLDGRRIKSTQNYRYDKPRVLTTPSYYAYLKIADGCSNRCSYCTIPSIRGKLTSRRMEDIVDEAVRLTQSGVKELVIVSQDSTKYGSDIYGKPKLIELINKLDNVDGDFYIRLMYLNPDGVTEELVEKVNESGRIISYYDMPVQHFSDEMLKKMNRRSSSADIAKVFHMIREKNPDAFIRTTAIVGFPGESEEDFDKLLSFIKEYKPDFAGFFPYYREEGTPAAEIDIKMDGRNVRGRIGKLRRAQERNTVERLKKLKKNDILCFAEKTNEDFDFLIEGRAMFQAPEVDGKVIFTAGTADSGAGPYTCTIDKIVYPDLYCMMVGEEEI from the coding sequence ATGAAGGTAGCATACATAAGCCTTGGGTGCTCAAAGAACAGGGTGGATCTCGAATACCTCATAGGTGAACTGAACGAACAGGGGCATGAGATAACCGTTGAGATACCCGATGCGGACCTGCTGGTGGTGAACACATGCGGCTTTATCGAACCCGCAGTAACCGAGGCCGTTGAAACTATTGTGGAATCAGCTCAGGCACTTAAGCCAGGAGCAAAGCTTGCCGTAACAGGGTGTATGACCGAGCGGTATATGGACGAGATAGCCGATGAACTCCCAGAGATAGATTTCCACACCGGAGCAGGGAGGATGGACGATCTCCTCGCATGGCTCGACGGACGAAGGATAAAATCCACCCAGAACTACCGCTACGACAAGCCCCGTGTTCTCACCACACCCTCCTATTACGCATACCTCAAGATAGCGGACGGATGTAGTAACCGATGCTCTTACTGCACCATACCATCCATCAGAGGAAAACTTACCAGCAGGCGCATGGAGGATATAGTGGATGAGGCGGTAAGGCTCACGCAATCAGGCGTTAAGGAGCTTGTAATCGTCTCTCAGGACAGCACAAAATATGGTTCAGATATATACGGAAAACCAAAGTTGATAGAGCTTATCAATAAGCTTGATAATGTCGACGGCGATTTCTACATACGGCTGATGTATCTCAACCCCGATGGTGTAACCGAAGAGCTTGTGGAAAAGGTTAATGAATCCGGACGGATCATAAGCTACTACGACATGCCGGTTCAGCATTTCAGTGATGAGATGCTGAAAAAGATGAATCGTAGATCGAGCTCCGCAGATATTGCGAAGGTTTTTCATATGATAAGGGAAAAGAACCCCGATGCCTTCATACGTACAACCGCCATTGTGGGCTTCCCTGGCGAGAGCGAAGAGGATTTTGATAAACTTCTGTCATTCATAAAGGAATACAAGCCTGACTTCGCCGGATTCTTCCCCTATTACAGAGAGGAAGGAACACCAGCGGCGGAGATCGATATAAAGATGGACGGGCGCAATGTCAGGGGAAGGATAGGTAAGCTCCGCCGTGCCCAGGAGCGCAACACTGTGGAACGCTTGAAAAAGCTCAAAAAAAATGACATCTTATGCTTTGCTGAAAAAACAAATGAGGATTTCGACTTTCTTATAGAAGGGAGGGCAATGTTTCAGGCTCCCGAGGTAGACGGCAAGGTTATCTTCACAGCCGGAACAGCAGATTCCGGAGCCGGACCCTATACATGCACCATCGATAAGATTGTCTATCCCGACCTCTACTGCATGATGGTCGGTGAAGAGGAGATATGA
- a CDS encoding bifunctional riboflavin kinase/FAD synthetase has translation MRIVRDIETYTSAEPYAVSLGNFDGLHLGHMKIIDTLKSYSAKRGLKNGVITFSPHPMKYFGMDLRLIMQEKSKARILEDAGIDILFNLSFSKKLADIDPELFVREFLVKKLRAVSVIVGHDYRFGQKRKGDYDLLKRLGEKYGFTAVRVPKVTAGEYTVSSTNIRRFLKEGNVVMAEKLLGRPFFLEGKIETGDSLGRKLGFPTANLNTDNELIPKTGVYAARMYVDGQRFDGVTNIGSRPTFNFPDNVRIETHLFDFDGDLYEKEVCLELIKYIREEERFSSPEELAEVISKDCGKARTILGYRE, from the coding sequence ATGCGTATTGTAAGGGATATCGAAACATATACATCAGCAGAACCCTATGCCGTAAGCCTCGGAAACTTCGATGGTCTCCATCTTGGTCATATGAAGATAATAGACACCCTTAAGAGCTATTCAGCGAAGAGGGGTTTAAAGAACGGCGTCATTACCTTCTCCCCCCATCCTATGAAGTATTTCGGAATGGATCTAAGGCTTATAATGCAGGAGAAAAGCAAGGCCCGAATCCTGGAAGATGCCGGCATTGATATCCTGTTCAATCTCTCCTTCAGTAAGAAGCTTGCGGATATCGACCCCGAGCTGTTTGTTCGAGAGTTTCTGGTCAAGAAGCTCCGGGCCGTATCTGTTATTGTGGGCCACGATTACCGCTTCGGGCAGAAGAGAAAAGGGGACTATGACCTCCTTAAAAGGCTGGGGGAGAAATACGGCTTCACCGCTGTTCGTGTCCCGAAGGTTACCGCCGGGGAATATACCGTCTCCAGCACAAACATACGCCGCTTCCTGAAAGAGGGTAACGTTGTCATGGCCGAGAAGCTCCTGGGCAGGCCCTTCTTCCTTGAAGGGAAGATAGAGACCGGGGACAGCCTTGGCAGAAAGCTCGGCTTTCCCACAGCAAACCTGAATACCGATAATGAGCTTATCCCTAAAACAGGCGTATATGCTGCTAGAATGTATGTTGACGGGCAAAGGTTTGATGGAGTTACAAACATCGGCAGCCGCCCCACCTTCAACTTCCCCGACAATGTACGCATCGAAACACACCTATTCGACTTCGACGGCGATCTCTATGAAAAAGAGGTATGTCTCGAACTCATAAAATATATCAGGGAGGAGGAGCGCTTCTCCTCACCCGAAGAGCTCGCAGAAGTGATTAGCAAAGACTGCGGCAAAGCAAGAACAATTCTGGGATACAGGGAATGA